A genomic window from Gossypium hirsutum isolate 1008001.06 chromosome D12, Gossypium_hirsutum_v2.1, whole genome shotgun sequence includes:
- the LOC107947590 gene encoding inositol oxygenase 1, which produces MERVEMSIWECCELLNEYVDESDPDLDEPQIQHLLQTAEAIRKDYPDEDWLHLTALIHDLGKVLLHPAFGELPQWAMVGDTFPVGCAFDESIVDHKYFQENPDNKNPAYNTKYGIYSEGCGLHNVLMSWGHVDYMYLEDHFHPNTIAPPPFSVWIFSKFDLYSKSKVHIRVEKVKPYYLYLINKYFPAKLKWQCGS; this is translated from the exons ATGGAGAGGGTGGAAATGAGCATATGGGAATGCTGTGAGCTTCTGAATGAATATGTTGATGAGAGTGATCCTGACTTGGATGAACCTCAAATTCAGCACTTGCTGCAAACTGCTGAAGCTATTAGAAAAGACTATCCAGATGAGGACTGGCTCCACTTGACTGCCCTTATCCATG ATCTTGGAAAAGTGCTTCTTCATCCTGCATTTGGTGAGCTTCCTCAATGGGCTATGGTGG GAGACACGTTTCCTGTTGGATGTGCCTTTGATGAATCAATCGTTGACCATAAG TATTTCCAGGAAAATCCTGACAACAAAAATCCTGCTTATAACACTAAATATGGGATTTACTCTGAAGGTTGTGGCTTACACAATGTCTTGATGTCATGGGGGCATGTTGATTACATGTACTTG GAAGATCATTTTCATCCAAACACTATTGCCCCCCCCCCTTTTTCTGTTTGGATTTTCAGTAAATTTGATCTTTACAGCAAAAGCAAAGTTCACATACGTGTTGAGAAAGTCAAGCCATACTATTTATATCTCATCAACAAG TACTTCCCAGCCAAGCTAAAATGGCAATGTGGGAGCTGA